One window of the Thermoleophilaceae bacterium genome contains the following:
- a CDS encoding AAA family ATPase, producing the protein EAYHRVRISPEALVAAAELSDRYITDRFLPDKAIDLIDQAAARVRLRAKTKPADRRALEEDMARNERERDQAVAAEDYERANTLKGEIEGLREGLDESRSGGRERAAEVLADDVAEVVSRRTGIPVSQLTQEERERLLGLEAQIHERVVGQDEAVGAVARAVRRARAGLGDPNRPVGSFLFLGPTGVGKTELARALAETLFGDQDAMVRFDMSEFQERHTVSRLVGAPPGYVGYEDAGQLTETVRRRPYSVLLLDEIEKAHPDVFNILLQLLDDGRLTDGQGRTVDFRHTVVIMTSNLGAERIQAHARRNEPFEALKDELMETLRQSFRPELLNRIDEIIVFRALDRDQLMQITRLLLGRVARRMHAQGVELEVSDEAVQYLANAGFDPEYGARPLRRAIQRLLEDELSERLLAGDIEPGHRVRVDLREGRLHVEAVPEAEAVGVVSETGARA; encoded by the coding sequence GAGGCGTACCACCGCGTGCGGATCAGCCCGGAGGCCCTGGTCGCTGCGGCGGAGCTGTCCGACCGTTACATCACGGACCGCTTCCTCCCGGACAAGGCGATCGACCTCATCGACCAGGCGGCGGCGCGGGTGCGTCTCCGCGCGAAGACCAAGCCGGCGGACCGCCGTGCACTCGAGGAGGACATGGCGCGCAACGAGCGTGAGCGCGATCAGGCCGTCGCGGCGGAGGACTACGAGCGTGCGAACACGCTGAAGGGGGAGATCGAGGGGCTACGCGAGGGGCTGGACGAGAGCCGCTCCGGCGGACGCGAGCGTGCCGCCGAGGTGCTCGCCGACGACGTCGCCGAGGTCGTGTCGCGCCGGACCGGGATCCCGGTCTCACAGCTGACCCAGGAGGAGCGCGAGCGGCTGCTCGGCCTCGAGGCGCAGATCCACGAGCGCGTGGTCGGACAGGACGAGGCCGTCGGGGCGGTTGCCCGCGCGGTCCGGCGCGCGCGCGCCGGGCTCGGCGATCCGAACCGGCCGGTCGGCTCGTTCCTCTTCCTCGGGCCAACCGGCGTCGGCAAGACCGAGCTCGCACGGGCGCTCGCCGAGACGCTGTTCGGCGACCAGGACGCGATGGTCCGGTTCGACATGAGCGAGTTCCAGGAGCGCCACACCGTGTCGCGCCTAGTCGGCGCGCCCCCGGGCTACGTCGGCTACGAGGATGCCGGTCAGCTCACCGAAACCGTGCGCCGGCGCCCCTACTCGGTGCTGCTGCTCGACGAGATCGAGAAGGCGCATCCCGACGTCTTCAACATCCTCCTGCAGCTGCTCGATGACGGACGCCTCACAGACGGCCAGGGCCGCACCGTCGACTTCCGACACACAGTCGTCATCATGACCTCGAACCTGGGGGCCGAGCGCATCCAGGCGCACGCGCGGCGTAACGAGCCGTTCGAGGCGCTGAAGGACGAGCTGATGGAAACGCTACGCCAGAGCTTCAGGCCCGAGCTGCTCAACCGGATCGACGAGATCATCGTGTTCCGCGCCCTTGACCGAGATCAGCTGATGCAGATCACGCGGCTGCTGCTCGGCCGGGTCGCGCGGCGAATGCATGCCCAGGGCGTGGAACTGGAGGTGTCGGACGAGGCCGTCCAGTACCTCGCGAACGCCGGGTTCGACCCAGAGTACGGGGCGCGCCCGCTGCGGAGAGCCATCCAGCGGCTGTTGGAGGACGAGCTGTCGGAACGGCTGCTGGCGGGCGATATCGAGCCCGGCCACCGCGTGCGGGTTGACCTGCGCGAGGGCCGGCTCCATGTGGAGGCGGTGCCCGAGGCGGAGGCGGTGGGAGTGGTGTCGGAAACCGGCGCCCGCGCCTGA
- a CDS encoding helix-turn-helix transcriptional regulator, whose translation MPARRDEQSRQETRLAVARVFREVTQADLAEAIGISLTAYRALERGQTQNPPLRWLVNAGIALGIDWEELVDDDWREWLPLNERRAKPPRRDGLWHTAPWSEVGQSAEWGGRDAEQAALGKLLAERARRRRRRSSG comes from the coding sequence ATGCCGGCGCGTCGTGACGAGCAGTCGAGACAGGAGACGCGGCTGGCGGTCGCGCGGGTCTTCCGTGAGGTGACGCAGGCCGATCTGGCCGAGGCGATCGGGATCTCCCTGACTGCCTACCGGGCGCTTGAGCGCGGGCAGACGCAGAACCCGCCGCTGCGCTGGCTCGTGAACGCCGGGATCGCGCTCGGGATCGACTGGGAGGAGCTCGTCGACGACGACTGGCGCGAGTGGCTCCCGCTGAACGAACGCCGAGCCAAGCCACCGCGGCGCGACGGGCTCTGGCACACGGCGCCGTGGTCGGAGGTCGGGCAATCGGCCGAATGGGGCGGTCGCGACGCGGAGCAGGCGGCGCTCGGGAAGTTGCTCGCGGAGCGTGCGAGGCGCCGTCGGCGGCGCTCATCGGGCTGA